A window of the Gossypium hirsutum isolate 1008001.06 chromosome A05, Gossypium_hirsutum_v2.1, whole genome shotgun sequence genome harbors these coding sequences:
- the LOC107941134 gene encoding MACPF domain-containing protein At4g24290 isoform X1 yields the protein MGEPRGAADSNYRSSHKYGHHDYRTRLVVVPEKMARKAAETAFQSIGLGYDLTVDLKLKFCKKASNLITIADHDHVRDVAVPGGVLVRNVPKYIKCDKGERMRFASDVLSFQQMSEQFNQEMSLSGKIPSGHFNVAFEFTTGWQKDAANTKTLAFDGVFITLYNVALEKSQVMLCDHVKQAVPSSWDPPALAKFIETYGTHIIVGVKMGGKDVVYMKQMHSSGLQPIELQQKLKELANKMLLEETQHKTNYDKLNKSEKIFKEHGLASMDMFQTSSYSEVEFQDIKFICKRKGGKLNSNLSHSEWCQTVQSEPDVISMSFIPITSLLSGVNGSGYLTHAINLYLRYKPSIDELHQFLEFQLPKQWAPVFGELALGPQKKQQNSASLQFSFMGPKLYVNTTPVYVDKKPVTGLRLYLEGKRGNRLAIHLQHLSSLPKAFQLEDGPSVSVSDPSSERKYYEKVQWKSCSHVCTAPVDVDDDVSIVTGAHFEVGVYGLKKVLLLRLHFSKLIGAKAIKQPEWDGSPGLAQKSGIISTFISTRFTGAQKHAPRPADVNINSALYPGGPPMPSQPPKVLQFVDTTEMSRGPQDLPGYWVVSGARLIVEKGKISLKVKYSLLTMILPD from the exons ATGGGGGAACCTAGAGGAGCCGCCGACTCCAACTACCGTTCAT CACATAAATATGGACATCATGATTACAGAACAAGACTTGTTGTTGTTCCAGAGAAGATGGCGAGGAAAGCCGCCGAGACTGCGTTTCAGTCCATTGGATTGGGTTACGATCTCACCGTCGATCTCAAGCTCAAATTCTGcaagaaagcttctaacttgatTACCATCGCCGACCACGATCACGTCCGTGACGTCGCCGTTCCTGGTGGTGTTTTGGTTCGTAACGTTCCCAAATATATCAAATGCGATAAGGGAGAGCGGATGAGGTTCGCATCTGATGTCCTTTCTTTTCAGCAG ATGTCAGAGCAGTTTAACCAGGAAATGTCTCTGTCGGGTAAAATTCCATCGGGACACTTCAATGTTGCGTTTGAATTCACAACAGGTTGGCAAAAAGATGCTGCCAACACTAAAACGCTCGCTTTTGATGGTGTTTTCATTACACTTTACAACGTTGCATTAGAGAAATCCCAGGTCATGCTATGTGATCATGTCAAACAAGCTGTCCCTTCGTCATGGGATCCTCCTGCTCTAGCTAA ATTTATTGAGACGTATGGAACCCACATTATTGTTGGTGTGAAGATGGGTGGAAAAGATGTTGTATATATGAAACAGATGCATTCATCTGGTCTCCAACCAATTGAACTACAACAGAAATTAAAGGAGTTGGCAAACAAAATGCTCTTAGAAGAAACTCAGCACAAGACCAACTATGATAAATTAAACAAGAGCGAAAAG ATTTTTAAAGAGCACGGGCTAGCTTCCATGGACATGTTTCAAACTAGTTCTTATTCTGAAGTGGAG TTTCAGGATATTAAATTCATATGCAAAAGGAAGGGAGGGAAGTTGAATTCAAATTTGTCACACAGTGAATGGTGTCAAACTGTTCAGTCTGAACCAGATGtgatttccatgtcttttatcCCAATCACATCATTGCTTTCTGGAGTTAATGGGAGTGGATATCTGACACATGCCATCAATCTATACCTTCGTT ATAAGCCTTCAATTGATGAACTACACCAGTTTTTGGAGTTTCAGCTTCCAAAGCAGTGGGCACCAGTATTTGGTGAGCTTGCCCTTGGTCCTCAGAAGAAGCAACAAAATAGTGCATCATTGCAGTTTAGCTTCATGGGCCCTAAGCTTTATGTTAACACAACACCG GTTTATGTAGATAAAAAGCCTGTAACTGGCCTTCGGCTTTATTTGGAAGGCAAAAGAGGCAACCGCTTGGCAATTCACTTGCAGCATCTTTCCTCACTGCCAAAGGCGTTCCAGCTTGAGGATGGACCAAGCGTCAGTGTCTCTGATCCCTCGTCTGAACGCAAATACTATGAGAAGGTTCAGTGGAAGAGTTGCTCCCATGTCTGCACAGCACCCGTAGATGTTGATGATGATGTCTCTATTGTTACTGGTGCTCACTTTGAAGTTGGAGTCTATGGCTTGAAGAAAGTTCTACTCTTACGGTTGCATTTTTCCAAGTTAATAGGTGCAAAGGCCATCAAGCAGCCTGAGTGGGATGGCTCTCCTGGCTTGGCTCAAAAATCTGGGATTATCTCAACTTTTATTAGCACTCGCTTTACAGGTGCACAGAAACACGCTCCACGGCCAGCCGATGTCAATATAAATTCCGCGTTGTACCCTGGGGGCCCTCCAATGCCGAGCCAACCACCAAAAGTTCTGCAATTTGTAGACACAACAGAGATGAGTAGAGGACCCCAGGATTTACCTGGGTACTGGGTTGTCTCAGGTGCAAGGCTGATTGTTGAAAAGGGGAAAATATCATTGAAGGTAAAATACTCTCTCTTGACCATGATATTACCGGATTAG
- the LOC107941134 gene encoding MACPF domain-containing protein At4g24290 isoform X2: protein MGEPRGAADSNYRSSHKYGHHDYRTRLVVVPEKMARKAAETAFQSIGLGYDLTVDLKLKFCKKASNLITIADHDHVRDVAVPGGVLVRNVPKYIKCDKGERMRFASDVLSFQQMSEQFNQEMSLSGKIPSGHFNVAFEFTTGWQKDAANTKTLAFDGVFITLYNVALEKSQVMLCDHVKQAVPSSWDPPALAKFIETYGTHIIVGVKMGGKDVVYMKQMHSSGLQPIELQQKLKELANKMLLEETQHKTNYDKLNKSEKIFKEHGLASMDMFQTSSYSEVEDIKFICKRKGGKLNSNLSHSEWCQTVQSEPDVISMSFIPITSLLSGVNGSGYLTHAINLYLRYKPSIDELHQFLEFQLPKQWAPVFGELALGPQKKQQNSASLQFSFMGPKLYVNTTPVYVDKKPVTGLRLYLEGKRGNRLAIHLQHLSSLPKAFQLEDGPSVSVSDPSSERKYYEKVQWKSCSHVCTAPVDVDDDVSIVTGAHFEVGVYGLKKVLLLRLHFSKLIGAKAIKQPEWDGSPGLAQKSGIISTFISTRFTGAQKHAPRPADVNINSALYPGGPPMPSQPPKVLQFVDTTEMSRGPQDLPGYWVVSGARLIVEKGKISLKVKYSLLTMILPD, encoded by the exons ATGGGGGAACCTAGAGGAGCCGCCGACTCCAACTACCGTTCAT CACATAAATATGGACATCATGATTACAGAACAAGACTTGTTGTTGTTCCAGAGAAGATGGCGAGGAAAGCCGCCGAGACTGCGTTTCAGTCCATTGGATTGGGTTACGATCTCACCGTCGATCTCAAGCTCAAATTCTGcaagaaagcttctaacttgatTACCATCGCCGACCACGATCACGTCCGTGACGTCGCCGTTCCTGGTGGTGTTTTGGTTCGTAACGTTCCCAAATATATCAAATGCGATAAGGGAGAGCGGATGAGGTTCGCATCTGATGTCCTTTCTTTTCAGCAG ATGTCAGAGCAGTTTAACCAGGAAATGTCTCTGTCGGGTAAAATTCCATCGGGACACTTCAATGTTGCGTTTGAATTCACAACAGGTTGGCAAAAAGATGCTGCCAACACTAAAACGCTCGCTTTTGATGGTGTTTTCATTACACTTTACAACGTTGCATTAGAGAAATCCCAGGTCATGCTATGTGATCATGTCAAACAAGCTGTCCCTTCGTCATGGGATCCTCCTGCTCTAGCTAA ATTTATTGAGACGTATGGAACCCACATTATTGTTGGTGTGAAGATGGGTGGAAAAGATGTTGTATATATGAAACAGATGCATTCATCTGGTCTCCAACCAATTGAACTACAACAGAAATTAAAGGAGTTGGCAAACAAAATGCTCTTAGAAGAAACTCAGCACAAGACCAACTATGATAAATTAAACAAGAGCGAAAAG ATTTTTAAAGAGCACGGGCTAGCTTCCATGGACATGTTTCAAACTAGTTCTTATTCTGAAGTGGAG GATATTAAATTCATATGCAAAAGGAAGGGAGGGAAGTTGAATTCAAATTTGTCACACAGTGAATGGTGTCAAACTGTTCAGTCTGAACCAGATGtgatttccatgtcttttatcCCAATCACATCATTGCTTTCTGGAGTTAATGGGAGTGGATATCTGACACATGCCATCAATCTATACCTTCGTT ATAAGCCTTCAATTGATGAACTACACCAGTTTTTGGAGTTTCAGCTTCCAAAGCAGTGGGCACCAGTATTTGGTGAGCTTGCCCTTGGTCCTCAGAAGAAGCAACAAAATAGTGCATCATTGCAGTTTAGCTTCATGGGCCCTAAGCTTTATGTTAACACAACACCG GTTTATGTAGATAAAAAGCCTGTAACTGGCCTTCGGCTTTATTTGGAAGGCAAAAGAGGCAACCGCTTGGCAATTCACTTGCAGCATCTTTCCTCACTGCCAAAGGCGTTCCAGCTTGAGGATGGACCAAGCGTCAGTGTCTCTGATCCCTCGTCTGAACGCAAATACTATGAGAAGGTTCAGTGGAAGAGTTGCTCCCATGTCTGCACAGCACCCGTAGATGTTGATGATGATGTCTCTATTGTTACTGGTGCTCACTTTGAAGTTGGAGTCTATGGCTTGAAGAAAGTTCTACTCTTACGGTTGCATTTTTCCAAGTTAATAGGTGCAAAGGCCATCAAGCAGCCTGAGTGGGATGGCTCTCCTGGCTTGGCTCAAAAATCTGGGATTATCTCAACTTTTATTAGCACTCGCTTTACAGGTGCACAGAAACACGCTCCACGGCCAGCCGATGTCAATATAAATTCCGCGTTGTACCCTGGGGGCCCTCCAATGCCGAGCCAACCACCAAAAGTTCTGCAATTTGTAGACACAACAGAGATGAGTAGAGGACCCCAGGATTTACCTGGGTACTGGGTTGTCTCAGGTGCAAGGCTGATTGTTGAAAAGGGGAAAATATCATTGAAGGTAAAATACTCTCTCTTGACCATGATATTACCGGATTAG